Genomic window (uncultured Fusobacterium sp.):
TCAAATTTTATATCTTTTACTCTTACATCTTTTTTAAGCTCTTTTTCCAGCTTTGAAAAATCCAAATCCCATATGTTACTATTATAAATAGTCTTTCCTAGTTCTGTCAATTCTAATAATAATATTTTTGGATTTCCCACTATATCTACTTTATTTATTTTAAAATAATCTAAAGTTAAAAACTTTGAAGGAATAGAAAAAACTAACCAACTTATTCCTAATAAAGTGAAAGTTCTTATTATAAATCCCAAAAAAATCCCCTCACTTATTATAATTATAATCTATTTTTTAAAAGTATCTACCATAATCTTTACAACATCATCGTAACTATACCCTTTTAATGTTGCTAAATCTGGTATAAGACTTGTTTTAGTCATTCCTGGTAGAGTATTTACCTCTAAGAAATACAGTTCATTATCTTTTAAAAGAAAATCACTTCTTGAAATTCCTTTTAATCCTAAAACTTCATGAACTTTAACGGCATTTTTTAAAGCTTCATCATATGCTTTTTTATCTATTTTAGCAGGATATTCATGCACTGATCCACCTAGAGCATATTTAGATTCATAGTCATAAAACTCATTTTTAGGTATTATTCTTAAAACTCCAAGTCCTTCACCATTTATAACTCCAACAGTAAGTTCAGCACCTGCTATCATCTCTTCTATAACAATCTTTTTATCTCCTAAAGCTTCTACTGCTTTTTTAGCTTCATCTTCATTGTTACAGAAATATATTCCTACACTTGATCCCTCAAGAGCTGGTTTTATTACTACTGGATATGAATCTATATCTTTTACATTTTCAAAACTTTTTGGAGTTTTTATTCCAGCTGCTGCAACTAATTTTTTAGTAAGCATTTTATCCATAGCAACTCCACTTGCTGTAGCTCCAGATCCTGTATATGCCTTTCCTAGCATATCCAATAGTCCTTGTACTCTTCCATCTTCTCCAAATCCACCATGAAATGCTAAATATGCAAAATCATAATCATTATCTGTAAAAGCAGAGATCAAATTATTTTCATTTACATCTACTCCATAGGCATCATAACCTTGTTTTAATAGACTTTCTAATATTGCTTTACCACTATTCAAAGATACTTCTCTTTCAGAAGAGACTCCTCCCATAAAAACTGCTATCTTCAAAATTAAGCCCCCTATCTTCTTTCTTCACCTTTAACTATGATAATCTCCTCTTCAAGAGCTATATCATATTTCTCTTTTATTGTTTTCTTTACAAGTTTTAAAATATTTGAAATATCTTCAAAAGTTGCATTTCCTCTATTTACTATGAAGTTAGGGTGCTTTTCTGATATTTGAGCTCCTCCAATCATAGTTCCTTTCAAACCAGCTTCAGATATTAATCTCGCTGAGAAATCTCCCTTAGGATTTTTAAAAGTGCTTCCTAGATTTGGAAGATCAA
Coding sequences:
- a CDS encoding D-alanine--D-alanine ligase, whose translation is MKIAVFMGGVSSEREVSLNSGKAILESLLKQGYDAYGVDVNENNLISAFTDNDYDFAYLAFHGGFGEDGRVQGLLDMLGKAYTGSGATASGVAMDKMLTKKLVAAAGIKTPKSFENVKDIDSYPVVIKPALEGSSVGIYFCNNEDEAKKAVEALGDKKIVIEEMIAGAELTVGVINGEGLGVLRIIPKNEFYDYESKYALGGSVHEYPAKIDKKAYDEALKNAVKVHEVLGLKGISRSDFLLKDNELYFLEVNTLPGMTKTSLIPDLATLKGYSYDDVVKIMVDTFKK